Proteins encoded by one window of Ulvibacter sp. MAR_2010_11:
- the lon gene encoding endopeptidase La yields the protein MSKTKLTTIDSLSFQELKEDAELIPLMTPEDEEAMHNEELPEILPILPLRNTVLFPGVVIPITAGRDKSIKLINETNNGTKVIGVVSQKEEAKEEPGLADINTIGTVAKILRVLKMPDGNTTVIIQGKKRFEVSEVITTSPYMTATIREVAEARPAKENEEFNAIIESIKEMALEIIKDSPNIPSEAAFAIKNIESNSFLINFVSSNLNISVEEKQKLLEINDLKDRALETLRYMNIEIQKLSLRQDIQSKVESDISQQQREYYLHQQMKTIQEELGGNSSEAEIEEMRSRSKTKKWSKEVKVHFDKELAKLQRMNPQVAEFSIQRNYLDLILDLPWDEYSKDKFDLHRARKILDRDHHGLDDVKQRIIEYLAVLKLRNDMKSPILCLYGPPGVGKTSLGKSIAEALGRKYVRMSLGGLRDEAEIRGHRKTYIGAMPGRIIQSIKKAGASNPVFVLDEIDKLSVGSQGDPSSAMLEVLDPEQNHSFYDNFLELGYDLSKVMFIATSNSLSTIQPALRDRMEVINVSGYTIEEKIEIAKKHLLPKQLKEHGLNKKHLAIAKPQLEKIVEGYTRESGVRGLEKQIAKMVRHAAMKIAMNEDYTVKVNNEMIVEVLGAPKMERDKYENNDVAGVVTGLAWTRVGGDILFIESILSKGKGQLTMTGNLGKVMKESATIALEYIKSNASLLGIDPEVFEKYNVHIHVPEGATPKDGPSAGITMLTSLVSLFTQRKVKKSLAMTGEITLRGKVLPVGGIKEKILAAKRARIKEILLCEENKRDIDEIKPEYLKGLTFHYVKDMSDVLNLALTKEKVKNAKKL from the coding sequence ATGTCCAAAACAAAATTAACAACGATAGACAGTTTGTCATTTCAAGAACTAAAGGAAGACGCAGAATTAATTCCGTTGATGACGCCCGAAGATGAAGAAGCCATGCACAATGAGGAACTACCTGAAATTCTACCCATACTTCCACTTCGCAATACTGTTTTATTTCCGGGAGTTGTAATTCCCATCACTGCAGGTCGTGATAAATCCATCAAATTAATTAACGAAACCAATAACGGAACTAAGGTGATTGGTGTCGTTTCACAAAAAGAGGAAGCTAAGGAAGAACCCGGATTAGCCGATATCAATACCATTGGTACAGTCGCAAAGATTTTGCGTGTCCTGAAAATGCCTGACGGAAATACCACTGTTATCATACAAGGAAAAAAGCGCTTTGAGGTTTCTGAAGTAATTACAACTTCACCGTATATGACCGCTACCATCAGAGAAGTAGCTGAAGCACGTCCGGCCAAGGAAAATGAAGAGTTCAATGCCATTATCGAATCTATCAAGGAGATGGCACTCGAAATTATTAAAGACAGCCCTAATATTCCTTCCGAAGCTGCCTTTGCCATAAAAAATATTGAAAGCAATTCCTTCCTTATAAACTTTGTTTCTTCCAACCTGAATATTTCGGTGGAAGAGAAGCAAAAATTATTGGAAATAAACGACTTGAAAGACCGTGCGCTGGAAACATTGCGCTATATGAATATTGAAATTCAGAAGCTTTCGCTACGACAGGATATTCAATCGAAGGTCGAAAGTGATATAAGTCAGCAGCAACGCGAGTACTATTTGCATCAGCAGATGAAGACCATTCAGGAAGAATTGGGAGGTAATTCTTCCGAAGCCGAAATAGAAGAAATGCGCTCACGCTCCAAAACCAAGAAATGGAGTAAGGAAGTTAAAGTACACTTCGATAAAGAACTGGCCAAATTGCAGCGTATGAATCCGCAAGTAGCCGAATTCAGTATCCAAAGAAATTATCTGGATCTAATTTTGGATCTGCCTTGGGATGAATACAGTAAAGATAAATTCGATTTACACAGAGCGCGGAAAATATTAGATAGAGACCATCACGGGCTGGACGATGTAAAACAGCGTATTATAGAGTATCTGGCGGTTTTAAAACTGCGAAACGATATGAAATCGCCCATTTTGTGCCTGTACGGACCACCTGGCGTGGGTAAAACTTCATTAGGAAAATCCATAGCAGAAGCGCTGGGACGAAAGTATGTACGGATGTCATTGGGTGGATTGCGTGATGAGGCCGAAATAAGAGGCCACCGAAAAACCTATATTGGAGCGATGCCGGGACGAATCATTCAAAGTATTAAAAAAGCCGGAGCCAGTAATCCGGTCTTTGTATTGGACGAAATTGATAAACTTTCGGTTGGAAGCCAAGGGGATCCTTCTTCAGCCATGCTCGAAGTTTTGGATCCGGAGCAAAATCATTCGTTTTACGACAATTTCCTGGAGTTGGGCTACGACCTTTCTAAGGTAATGTTTATAGCTACTTCTAATAGCTTGAGTACCATTCAGCCTGCTTTGAGGGATCGAATGGAGGTTATTAATGTTTCGGGTTATACTATAGAAGAAAAAATTGAGATAGCCAAGAAGCATTTACTTCCGAAGCAATTAAAAGAACACGGACTAAACAAAAAACACCTCGCCATAGCGAAACCGCAATTGGAAAAAATTGTTGAAGGATATACCAGAGAAAGCGGTGTGAGAGGGTTGGAAAAGCAAATTGCAAAAATGGTACGACATGCAGCCATGAAAATTGCAATGAACGAAGACTACACGGTTAAAGTCAACAATGAAATGATTGTTGAAGTGTTGGGAGCCCCAAAAATGGAGCGTGACAAATACGAAAATAACGATGTGGCGGGTGTTGTTACCGGATTGGCGTGGACAAGAGTAGGAGGAGACATCCTTTTTATTGAATCTATTTTATCGAAGGGCAAGGGGCAGCTTACCATGACCGGGAATCTAGGAAAAGTAATGAAAGAGTCTGCTACGATTGCTTTGGAATATATAAAATCGAACGCTTCTCTTTTAGGTATAGACCCGGAAGTTTTTGAAAAATACAACGTACACATTCACGTACCGGAAGGCGCCACTCCAAAAGACGGACCCAGTGCGGGAATTACGATGCTAACTTCTTTAGTTTCACTATTTACACAACGAAAAGTAAAGAAAAGTCTTGCCATGACGGGAGAAATTACGCTTCGCGGGAAGGTGTTACCTGTTGGCGGTATTAAAGAAAAGATTCTGGCAGCCAAACGTGCGCGCATTAAGGAGATACTGTTGTGTGAAGAAAATAAACGCGACATCGATGAGATAAAACCCGAATATTTAAAAGGACTTACCTTTCATTATGTGAAGGATATGAGCGATGTGCTGAATCTGGCATTGACTAAGGAAAAAGTGAAAAATGCTAAAAAGTTGTAG
- a CDS encoding RNA polymerase sigma factor, producing the protein MSLTDQHINTLLALCQKGNQLAQLEVYNRYQHAMYNTSLRIVKNTAEAEDVMQESFITAFEKLHTFKGEASFGSWLKRIVVNNSISQYRKSLRFQEINDSNLPDVEEDSFGIAAFEEDEVPLKARQVMAGMKELHDSYQEVLTLHFIEGFDYEEICEILQISYANCRTLISRAKESLRKKLIIHYE; encoded by the coding sequence TTGTCACTAACCGACCAACATATTAATACGTTACTCGCTCTTTGTCAGAAAGGAAATCAGTTGGCACAGCTGGAAGTCTACAATCGTTATCAACATGCCATGTATAATACATCGCTTCGTATTGTAAAAAATACGGCCGAAGCAGAAGATGTAATGCAAGAATCGTTTATAACGGCGTTTGAAAAATTGCACACCTTTAAAGGTGAGGCTTCGTTTGGATCCTGGTTGAAAAGAATTGTAGTGAACAACAGTATTTCACAATACCGAAAGTCGCTGCGTTTTCAGGAAATAAATGATAGCAATCTTCCTGATGTTGAAGAAGACAGCTTTGGAATTGCTGCATTTGAAGAGGATGAAGTCCCGTTAAAAGCGCGGCAGGTGATGGCAGGAATGAAGGAGTTACATGACAGTTATCAGGAGGTTTTGACCCTTCATTTTATTGAAGGATTCGATTACGAGGAAATCTGTGAAATTTTACAAATAAGTTATGCCAATTGCAGAACGCTTATTTCGAGAGCAAAAGAAAGTTTACGAAAAAAATTAATTATACATTATGAATAA
- a CDS encoding head GIN domain-containing protein: MNTLVHYALTLTIFFLGLSEVNAQWKHEKVVGNGNVTTKTVNTSDYTEIKAVGSMDVHLHKGTEGTITVTTDENLQEYIIVEVQDGNTLVIKTKNNTSLTTKNGIHVTVPFQDIKGVSLVGSGDIDSKNTIQSDAFEVSVTGSGDLVLDIDANELDAKVTGSGDMKLSGKAQTLELKLSGSGNFMGGSMISQNVQVYVSGSGDAEVMAKSNIKARVNGSGDIRYSGSPEKSDTKVMGSGSIRSM; the protein is encoded by the coding sequence ATGAATACACTAGTACACTATGCGCTGACACTTACCATCTTCTTTTTAGGACTTTCGGAAGTAAACGCCCAATGGAAACACGAGAAAGTAGTTGGTAACGGAAATGTGACAACAAAAACCGTGAACACATCAGACTATACCGAAATAAAGGCAGTAGGTTCTATGGATGTTCACTTGCACAAGGGTACCGAAGGAACAATTACTGTTACTACGGACGAAAACCTTCAGGAGTATATTATCGTTGAAGTACAAGATGGGAACACCTTGGTAATTAAAACGAAGAACAATACTTCCCTTACGACCAAAAACGGAATTCATGTTACCGTACCATTTCAGGATATTAAAGGCGTATCTCTGGTAGGGTCGGGTGATATTGATTCAAAAAATACCATCCAAAGTGATGCATTTGAAGTATCTGTAACAGGTTCTGGAGATCTAGTTTTAGACATTGACGCCAATGAATTAGACGCAAAGGTGACCGGATCGGGTGATATGAAGCTTTCCGGGAAGGCTCAAACTTTAGAGCTAAAACTATCCGGTAGTGGTAATTTTATGGGTGGAAGCATGATCTCCCAAAATGTACAAGTCTATGTTTCCGGCTCAGGTGATGCTGAAGTTATGGCCAAAAGTAATATAAAAGCACGTGTAAACGGTTCGGGGGATATTCGATACAGTGGTAGCCCCGAAAAAAGTGATACCAAAGTAATGGGCTCCGGTTCCATTAGATCGATGTAA
- a CDS encoding DUF6252 family protein, whose product MKKFQLLNWVLVAFLTFQFISCDNEPLEGDFQQDETNTAGEGEFIAKVNGQDFLAETASGVLSGGVLVITGLKSENGENITLSVAQAGEGMFNLVAGVGTQTFGMYFNSESQSNPYISYAALSGHGQLTISEMDTEALTVTGTFNFVGGRFALDGEGNPVLDGSGNPVIETIEISNGAFNTIEYTIEDNGGGNVDDAFFAKVDGVDFIAQTIEVTQSTVAGIPMLKLVATNAAGAYIRIDFPEGQGYGGPFDMQSISNGTDLIAMYNAGTGGEDLSSSPGVIEFLEFGTTTGKVRAQFNFTATDPLGNDPTIVQITQGSFAIDYIENTTEISDILEAEVDGVTYTAATIELTQTPVGGIPTVWVTTEDTANMQFLRLTFPETIEVGSYAITSDLVVGDEKIALFIPNTADPHNFKSDSGILTIISYDTFNGIIEGTFEFTAIDMTGQDPTIYQIANGTFTIQIDL is encoded by the coding sequence ATGAAAAAATTTCAACTATTAAACTGGGTGTTGGTTGCCTTCCTTACATTTCAGTTTATTTCTTGTGATAACGAGCCCTTAGAGGGAGATTTTCAACAAGATGAAACCAATACTGCAGGAGAGGGAGAATTTATCGCCAAAGTAAATGGGCAGGATTTTTTAGCCGAAACAGCCAGCGGAGTTCTTTCCGGAGGTGTTTTGGTAATTACAGGACTTAAAAGTGAAAACGGAGAAAACATAACGCTCTCTGTGGCACAGGCCGGAGAAGGGATGTTTAATTTGGTAGCCGGAGTTGGTACACAAACATTTGGAATGTATTTTAATTCCGAGTCTCAGAGCAACCCTTATATTTCGTATGCGGCTCTAAGTGGCCATGGACAATTAACTATTTCTGAAATGGACACCGAAGCCTTGACAGTTACGGGAACCTTTAATTTTGTGGGAGGTCGTTTTGCGTTAGATGGTGAAGGAAACCCTGTATTAGACGGTAGTGGAAACCCGGTTATTGAAACCATAGAAATAAGTAACGGAGCCTTTAATACTATTGAATATACAATAGAGGATAATGGCGGTGGCAATGTGGATGATGCCTTTTTCGCGAAGGTGGATGGAGTTGATTTTATTGCACAGACCATAGAAGTTACCCAATCGACAGTCGCAGGAATTCCAATGCTCAAACTAGTTGCGACAAATGCAGCCGGAGCTTATATTCGTATTGATTTCCCCGAAGGTCAAGGCTATGGAGGACCCTTCGATATGCAATCCATTTCTAACGGTACCGATTTAATTGCCATGTACAATGCAGGTACCGGAGGTGAAGATTTAAGTTCAAGCCCCGGGGTTATTGAATTTTTAGAATTTGGAACTACAACCGGAAAAGTTCGCGCTCAATTTAATTTTACAGCGACCGATCCTTTAGGAAATGACCCTACAATTGTCCAAATTACTCAGGGGAGTTTTGCAATAGACTATATTGAAAACACAACCGAAATATCCGATATTTTGGAGGCCGAAGTAGATGGAGTTACATATACCGCCGCCACAATCGAATTGACTCAGACGCCAGTAGGAGGAATACCTACTGTGTGGGTGACTACTGAAGACACTGCAAACATGCAATTTTTACGCCTAACTTTCCCTGAAACTATTGAGGTTGGAAGTTATGCAATAACTAGCGATCTTGTTGTAGGTGATGAGAAAATTGCCTTGTTCATTCCAAACACCGCAGATCCTCATAATTTCAAATCGGATAGCGGTATTCTTACAATAATAAGTTACGACACTTTTAACGGAATAATAGAAGGAACCTTCGAATTTACGGCAATTGATATGACAGGACAGGATCCTACGATCTATCAAATTGCTAACGGAACCTTTACCATTCAAATTGATTTATAA
- a CDS encoding MFS transporter, with protein MGNLEKGSKKLLNAWAFYDWANSVYSLVIASAVFPIYYQALFNSANVDSVVVFGGIIRSTPLISYTTAAAFLLVSIMSPLLSGIADYVGNKKVFMKFFCYLGALSCIGLYFFDLEAIHTSLLFYFLGLVGFWGSLVFYNSYLPDVAFTEQQDRISARGYSLGYIGSVLLLIFNLLMVMKPNLFGLGEGGEASMKAMRISFVSVGVWWIGFSQYSFYHLPKGVSTGHKVTRKVIFNGFKELKGVYQSLSGNLKLKRYLAAFFVYSMAVQTVMLVATYFGEQEIDWGGADEKTIGLISSILIIQLVAVIGATLTSRSSEKFGNIPTLIVINGIWVLICVVAYFIETPNQFYMTAGVVGLVMGGIQALSRSTYSKFLPETTDTTSYFSFYDVAEKIGIVIGMVIYGVIDQVTGSMRNSILFLVVFFITGVILLFRVPRKNSK; from the coding sequence ATGGGGAATCTCGAAAAGGGAAGTAAAAAATTATTAAATGCCTGGGCCTTTTATGATTGGGCCAATTCGGTTTATAGCCTTGTAATTGCTTCAGCGGTATTTCCAATTTATTATCAGGCGCTTTTCAACAGTGCAAATGTGGATTCCGTAGTGGTTTTTGGCGGTATTATTAGAAGTACCCCTTTAATTAGCTACACAACCGCGGCCGCTTTTCTACTTGTTTCTATCATGTCTCCCTTGCTTTCCGGAATTGCCGATTATGTAGGCAACAAGAAGGTTTTTATGAAGTTTTTCTGTTATTTGGGGGCCTTATCCTGTATTGGCTTGTATTTTTTCGATCTTGAAGCGATTCATACCAGCCTGTTATTTTATTTTCTGGGACTGGTTGGATTTTGGGGAAGTTTGGTCTTTTACAATTCGTACCTCCCCGATGTCGCCTTTACAGAACAGCAGGATAGAATAAGCGCCAGAGGATATTCTTTAGGATACATAGGAAGTGTGCTATTACTTATTTTCAATTTATTGATGGTGATGAAGCCTAATCTCTTCGGACTGGGAGAAGGGGGAGAAGCCAGTATGAAAGCGATGCGTATTTCGTTTGTCTCTGTTGGCGTGTGGTGGATCGGTTTTAGTCAGTATTCGTTTTATCATTTGCCGAAAGGAGTTTCAACAGGTCACAAGGTAACACGTAAAGTGATTTTTAATGGTTTTAAGGAACTAAAAGGGGTCTATCAATCGCTATCGGGAAATTTAAAATTAAAACGATACCTCGCGGCTTTCTTTGTATACAGTATGGCGGTGCAGACTGTAATGTTGGTCGCAACCTATTTTGGGGAGCAGGAAATTGATTGGGGAGGTGCGGACGAAAAAACAATAGGCTTAATTTCGAGTATCTTGATAATTCAACTGGTTGCTGTCATTGGCGCGACTCTTACGTCGCGGTCTTCAGAAAAATTCGGAAATATCCCAACCTTAATTGTAATAAATGGGATCTGGGTTTTAATATGTGTGGTAGCCTATTTTATAGAAACTCCAAATCAATTTTATATGACCGCCGGAGTAGTGGGATTGGTTATGGGTGGAATACAAGCTTTATCCCGTTCGACCTACTCGAAATTTTTGCCCGAAACAACCGATACTACCTCTTATTTTAGTTTTTATGATGTTGCCGAAAAAATTGGAATCGTTATTGGAATGGTAATTTACGGAGTCATTGATCAGGTAACGGGAAGTATGCGAAATTCAATATTGTTTTTGGTAGTATTTTTTATTACAGGCGTTATTTTACTTTTTAGAGTACCAAGAAAAAATAGCAAATAG
- a CDS encoding M48 family metallopeptidase encodes MKLKKTLSILAVVVFAVACTTTNPFTGKQTLALVPNSQIFPMAFQEYQSFLTEHKVVKGTADAQRITTVGQKIAAASERWLTANGYAGYLENYQWEYNLVEDPAVNAWCMPGGKIVFYTGILPIAKNEAGIAAIMGHEVAHALANHGQQRMSAGQLQSLGAVAGNIALSKDPKNQQIFNQAYGIGTTVGVMLPFSRNHESEADQIGLTLMAIAGYDPIVAAELWQRMKANAGGNAPPEFLSTHPSSDTRINNITAWAPQAKAEARKFGVTTFKK; translated from the coding sequence ATGAAACTTAAAAAAACACTTTCCATACTTGCTGTTGTTGTCTTTGCCGTGGCTTGCACAACAACCAATCCGTTTACCGGAAAACAGACACTGGCACTGGTGCCTAATTCGCAGATCTTTCCAATGGCTTTCCAGGAGTACCAATCATTTCTAACAGAGCATAAGGTTGTGAAGGGGACAGCAGACGCCCAGCGCATCACCACTGTGGGACAAAAAATCGCGGCGGCTTCAGAGCGATGGTTGACTGCTAACGGATACGCCGGATATTTAGAAAATTATCAATGGGAATATAACTTGGTGGAGGATCCTGCCGTTAACGCCTGGTGTATGCCCGGAGGTAAAATAGTTTTTTACACCGGAATTTTGCCTATTGCAAAAAATGAAGCCGGCATTGCTGCTATTATGGGCCATGAGGTAGCGCATGCACTTGCTAATCACGGACAACAACGTATGAGTGCAGGACAATTACAATCATTGGGAGCAGTGGCCGGAAATATAGCCCTAAGTAAAGATCCTAAAAATCAGCAAATTTTCAATCAGGCATACGGGATAGGAACCACTGTAGGAGTTATGCTGCCTTTTAGTAGAAATCATGAAAGTGAAGCCGACCAGATTGGATTAACTTTAATGGCAATTGCCGGATACGATCCAATTGTTGCCGCCGAACTCTGGCAGCGTATGAAGGCCAATGCAGGAGGAAATGCACCCCCAGAGTTTTTAAGTACACACCCTTCCAGCGATACCCGAATTAATAATATTACCGCGTGGGCACCACAGGCAAAGGCGGAAGCCAGAAAATTTGGTGTTACTACTTTTAAAAAGTAA
- the msrB gene encoding peptide-methionine (R)-S-oxide reductase MsrB, which translates to MKQISLLLIIFVITGCNSSAQDKKETATYAVVKTEAEWKAELTDLQFHILREAGTEQPFTSALNKNYSPGVYVCAACQTPLFKSEYKFDSGTGWPSFDREIKGNVAFSTDYNLGYERVEEHCAVCGGHLGHVFDDGPRDTTGKRHCINGAALEFIPK; encoded by the coding sequence ATGAAACAAATCAGTCTGTTACTCATAATTTTTGTAATTACAGGTTGTAATTCTTCAGCGCAGGATAAAAAAGAAACAGCTACGTATGCGGTGGTTAAAACCGAAGCAGAATGGAAGGCCGAACTTACCGATTTACAATTTCATATTTTACGTGAAGCCGGTACCGAACAGCCTTTTACAAGTGCGCTAAATAAAAATTACAGTCCGGGTGTCTACGTATGTGCTGCATGCCAAACCCCCCTTTTTAAAAGTGAGTACAAATTTGATAGTGGAACAGGCTGGCCGAGTTTTGACAGAGAGATTAAAGGAAATGTAGCATTTTCAACCGATTATAATTTGGGTTATGAGCGAGTTGAAGAACATTGTGCAGTATGCGGTGGGCATTTGGGACACGTCTTCGATGACGGTCCTCGCGACACCACAGGCAAGAGACATTGCATTAATGGTGCTGCATTAGAATTTATTCCGAAATAA
- the msrB gene encoding peptide-methionine (R)-S-oxide reductase MsrB, which yields MKNKSYPLQKTDAQWLEELGPERFHILRQKGTERPFTGKYNLNFESGAYVCGACKTPLFESNSKFDHGCGWPSFDEAIAGTVEYIKDTTHGMIRTEILCANCGSHLGHVFNDGPTKTGQRYCVNSLSVDFKNE from the coding sequence ATGAAAAATAAAAGTTATCCTTTACAGAAAACAGATGCACAATGGTTGGAAGAGTTGGGTCCCGAACGCTTCCATATTTTACGCCAAAAAGGTACCGAACGTCCCTTTACCGGAAAATACAATCTGAATTTTGAATCGGGAGCCTATGTATGTGGCGCCTGTAAAACACCATTGTTTGAAAGCAACAGCAAGTTTGATCATGGTTGTGGATGGCCTTCATTTGATGAAGCTATAGCGGGAACAGTGGAATATATAAAAGACACCACACACGGAATGATTCGCACCGAAATATTATGCGCCAATTGTGGAAGTCATTTAGGTCATGTGTTTAATGACGGTCCCACCAAAACTGGACAACGCTATTGTGTTAATTCACTTTCTGTGGATTTTAAAAACGAGTGA
- the lpdA gene encoding dihydrolipoyl dehydrogenase, translated as MSKYDIIVLGSGPGGYVAAIRASQLGLKTAIIEKESLGGVCLNWGCIPTKALLKSAEVFNYLKHAEDYGLTLKNADKDFGKVVDRSRGVADGMSKGVQFLMKKNKIDVINGVGMLKPGKKVDVDGKEYTADHIIIATGARSRELPNLKQDGKKVIGYREAMSLKTQPKSMIVVGSGAIGVEFAHFYNAMGTEVTIVEFLPNLVPLEDEDVSKQFEKSFKKAGIKVMTSSSVEKLDTSGKMVKATVKTQKGEEILEAEVVLSAVGIASNLQNIGLEDVGIVVDKDKIMVNDWYQTNIPGYYAIGDIVPGPALAHVASAEGITCVEKIAGLHVEAIDYGNIPGCTYATPEIASVGMTEKQAKEAGYELKVGKFPFSASGKASAAGAKDGFVKVIFDAKYGEWLGCHMIGAGVTDMIAEAVLGRKLETTGHEVLKTIHPHPTMSEAVMEAVADAYGEVIHL; from the coding sequence ATGAGTAAATACGATATTATAGTTTTAGGAAGCGGACCGGGCGGTTACGTAGCAGCTATTAGAGCCTCTCAGTTGGGCCTCAAAACGGCAATAATTGAAAAAGAAAGTTTGGGTGGCGTGTGCTTAAACTGGGGATGTATCCCTACAAAAGCGCTTCTTAAAAGTGCCGAAGTGTTTAACTATCTGAAACATGCCGAGGACTACGGACTCACCCTGAAAAATGCAGATAAAGATTTTGGGAAAGTAGTGGATCGTAGTCGAGGTGTTGCAGATGGGATGAGCAAAGGTGTCCAATTTTTAATGAAAAAAAATAAAATCGATGTTATCAATGGTGTTGGAATGCTGAAGCCGGGTAAAAAAGTTGATGTCGACGGAAAAGAATATACGGCAGATCATATTATAATCGCCACAGGCGCTCGCTCTCGTGAACTTCCCAACCTAAAACAGGATGGTAAGAAGGTAATTGGCTATCGTGAGGCAATGTCACTTAAAACACAGCCTAAGAGTATGATTGTGGTGGGTAGTGGTGCCATAGGAGTGGAATTTGCTCATTTTTATAATGCCATGGGCACTGAGGTTACCATCGTTGAATTTTTGCCAAATTTAGTTCCTCTGGAAGACGAAGACGTTTCAAAGCAATTTGAAAAATCCTTCAAGAAAGCAGGTATCAAGGTGATGACTTCATCTTCGGTTGAAAAACTGGACACTTCAGGAAAAATGGTAAAAGCAACCGTAAAAACACAAAAAGGAGAAGAAATTTTAGAGGCCGAAGTAGTACTTTCAGCAGTAGGGATTGCTTCCAATTTACAAAATATAGGTCTGGAAGACGTTGGAATTGTTGTTGACAAAGATAAAATAATGGTGAACGACTGGTATCAGACCAACATTCCCGGCTACTATGCCATTGGTGATATAGTTCCCGGTCCGGCGTTGGCACACGTCGCTTCTGCTGAAGGGATTACCTGTGTAGAAAAAATCGCAGGACTACATGTAGAAGCCATCGATTACGGAAATATTCCGGGATGTACCTATGCTACGCCCGAAATTGCCAGCGTGGGAATGACCGAAAAGCAAGCAAAAGAAGCCGGATACGAATTGAAAGTAGGTAAGTTTCCATTTTCAGCAAGCGGAAAAGCTAGCGCTGCAGGAGCCAAAGATGGTTTTGTAAAGGTAATTTTTGATGCTAAATACGGAGAGTGGTTGGGCTGTCATATGATTGGTGCCGGAGTAACCGATATGATTGCTGAAGCCGTTTTGGGACGGAAACTGGAAACTACAGGCCACGAAGTATTAAAAACAATTCACCCGCACCCTACCATGAGTGAAGCGGTTATGGAAGCTGTCGCCGATGCGTATGGCGAGGTGATACATTTATAA
- a CDS encoding type II 3-dehydroquinate dehydratase, protein MKIVIINGPNLNLLGKRENDIYGDESFQDFFERLQEKFKMVTLSYYQSNIEGELIDKLQEVGYSYDGIILNAAAYTHTSVGIGDTVKAIKTPVVEVHISNTFSREEFRHTSFISPNAKGIILGFGLQSYELALQSFLAAK, encoded by the coding sequence ATGAAAATAGTCATCATCAACGGACCAAACTTAAACTTACTCGGGAAAAGAGAAAACGATATCTATGGAGATGAATCGTTTCAGGATTTTTTTGAACGTCTGCAAGAGAAGTTTAAAATGGTGACTTTGTCTTATTACCAATCCAATATCGAAGGCGAACTAATAGACAAGCTACAGGAAGTTGGCTATTCCTATGATGGAATTATACTTAATGCCGCTGCATATACACATACTTCGGTGGGAATAGGGGATACCGTCAAGGCCATTAAAACTCCTGTGGTGGAAGTGCATATTTCAAATACTTTTTCCAGAGAAGAGTTTCGACACACCTCGTTTATTTCACCCAATGCCAAGGGCATTATTCTTGGTTTTGGTCTGCAAAGCTACGAACTGGCGCTACAAAGCTTTTTGGCTGCCAAATAA
- a CDS encoding porin family protein, producing the protein MKKLLIMAAIAVFGFTTANAQGVSFGVKAGANFASINGDDADDLDGRTSFHVGGVVNIGISELFAVQPELVYSAQGFEFEDVKGKLDYVNIPIMADFTVADGLSLQGGPQVGINISAKQEFDGETEDIDDIETLDLGFGAGAQYRLPDMGLFFQARYVIGFNDIVEDFAGKNSVISLSVGWFFN; encoded by the coding sequence ATGAAAAAACTACTTATTATGGCTGCTATTGCAGTTTTTGGATTTACAACTGCCAATGCACAAGGCGTAAGCTTTGGAGTTAAGGCCGGTGCTAACTTCGCTTCTATTAATGGAGATGACGCCGATGATCTTGATGGAAGAACAAGTTTCCATGTGGGGGGTGTTGTAAACATTGGAATTTCTGAATTGTTTGCAGTGCAACCTGAACTTGTTTACTCTGCCCAAGGGTTTGAATTTGAGGACGTGAAGGGAAAGTTAGATTACGTTAACATTCCTATTATGGCTGACTTTACTGTAGCCGATGGATTGAGTCTTCAAGGAGGGCCACAGGTTGGAATTAATATTTCTGCAAAGCAGGAGTTCGATGGTGAAACTGAAGATATTGATGATATCGAAACACTAGATTTGGGCTTTGGAGCAGGTGCTCAATATAGATTACCCGATATGGGCTTGTTCTTTCAAGCTCGATATGTAATTGGTTTTAATGATATTGTAGAGGATTTTGCCGGAAAAAACAGCGTTATCAGCCTTTCTGTAGGATGGTTCTTTAACTAA